From one Paenibacillus sp. FSL K6-1330 genomic stretch:
- a CDS encoding ABC transporter permease subunit translates to MANTTLQPAATAVPETKRKRLLWNRVLRNWQLYALISPVIAYYILFQYVPMYGIQIAFKDFIATQGIWGSPWVGFEHFDRFFNSYYFWRLIKNTLGIGLYSLAVGFPIPIILALLMNEVRAERFKKFVQTITYAPHFLSTVVVVGMMMIFLSPRYGIINHFIEMFGGQPINFMTEPSWFKSLYVLSDVWQTMGWSSIIYLAALAGIDNQLHEAARVDGATRLQRIWHINIPGIMPTIIILLILNMGSIMGIGFEKVLLMQNNLNMDSSDIIATYVYRMGIQNAEYSFSAAIGLFNSVINFVLLVVVNFISKRVSETSLW, encoded by the coding sequence TTGGCTAATACGACCCTGCAGCCCGCAGCAACCGCGGTACCTGAAACGAAACGTAAGCGCTTACTGTGGAATCGTGTTTTACGTAATTGGCAGCTTTATGCCCTGATTTCACCGGTCATCGCCTATTACATCCTGTTCCAGTATGTTCCGATGTACGGCATCCAGATCGCCTTTAAGGATTTTATAGCAACGCAAGGGATATGGGGCAGTCCGTGGGTCGGCTTTGAGCACTTCGATCGCTTTTTCAACAGTTATTATTTCTGGCGCCTGATTAAGAACACGCTGGGCATCGGTTTATACAGCCTTGCTGTCGGTTTTCCGATCCCGATTATTCTGGCTTTGCTCATGAACGAGGTTCGGGCTGAACGTTTCAAGAAATTCGTGCAGACCATCACGTATGCTCCTCACTTTCTGTCTACCGTGGTCGTTGTCGGGATGATGATGATTTTCCTGTCGCCCCGTTACGGCATCATCAATCATTTTATTGAAATGTTTGGCGGTCAGCCGATCAATTTCATGACGGAGCCCTCCTGGTTCAAATCTCTGTACGTTCTATCGGATGTATGGCAGACCATGGGCTGGAGCTCCATTATCTATTTGGCAGCCCTTGCCGGCATAGACAACCAGCTGCACGAAGCAGCGCGTGTCGATGGTGCGACCAGGCTTCAGCGCATATGGCATATTAACATCCCAGGTATTATGCCAACGATCATCATCCTCTTGATCCTGAACATGGGCAGCATTATGGGGATCGGGTTTGAGAAGGTGCTCCTGATGCAAAACAACCTGAATATGGATAGCTCCGACATTATTGCCACCTATGTCTACCGAATGGGGATTCAGAATGCCGAGTACAGTTTCTCCGCAGCCATCGGATTGTTTAATTCCGTCATCAATTTTGTCCTGCTGGTTGTCGTGAACTTTATTTCGAAGCGCGTGAGCGAGACCAGTCTTTGGTAA
- a CDS encoding MFS transporter — protein sequence MTGAWKIYFLAIVSFLVGTSEYIISGVLDKIADSLGITITAAGQLITIFSLVYAILTPILMALTARVERRKLLVYSLGIFVIANLLSFALPGYIPFVIARVIMAMGAGMVVVTALGIAAKIAPPGKQASSIATVVMGFTASLIIGVPLGRVVAAVFGWKSVFGFIAILGVVSMIVLHKAIPKTKGDAPVPLLQQFALLKKTKVALGLAITFFWLGGYSIAYTYLSPYLLQVSGLNEGLISAALFAFGIASLIGSKFGGFSTDRWGVPLTLTGGMLLHILALIVLTFTQAAVSVIFVFAILVIWSLSAWSSGPTQQYNLVQLEPNSSGVMLGLNQSVMQLAMAAGAGIGGVAVEQWSLSSITWIGAGGVAIAVGVSFVLFRLGKRESTERVPLEA from the coding sequence ATGACAGGTGCATGGAAGATTTATTTTTTGGCTATCGTTAGTTTTTTAGTGGGAACATCAGAGTATATTATATCGGGGGTTTTGGATAAAATTGCGGATTCGTTAGGAATTACGATAACCGCTGCTGGCCAGCTGATCACGATTTTCTCTTTGGTATATGCGATCTTGACCCCTATTCTTATGGCGCTGACCGCTAGAGTGGAGAGACGGAAGCTGTTGGTTTATTCATTGGGTATTTTTGTGATCGCGAATCTATTGTCATTTGCCCTTCCGGGGTATATTCCGTTTGTGATTGCGCGCGTTATTATGGCGATGGGGGCAGGGATGGTAGTTGTAACGGCGCTCGGGATAGCCGCCAAAATCGCACCGCCGGGTAAACAGGCGAGTTCAATCGCTACGGTTGTCATGGGCTTCACAGCTTCCCTGATCATTGGCGTCCCCCTCGGTCGTGTCGTAGCTGCTGTTTTTGGATGGAAATCCGTATTTGGTTTCATTGCCATTCTAGGGGTTGTTTCCATGATCGTGCTGCATAAGGCGATTCCAAAAACAAAAGGAGATGCTCCCGTGCCGCTGCTTCAGCAATTTGCGCTGCTCAAAAAGACTAAAGTCGCACTCGGTTTGGCGATCACGTTCTTCTGGCTAGGCGGGTACTCCATTGCCTATACGTACCTGTCTCCTTACCTTCTTCAAGTCAGCGGCCTGAACGAAGGTCTGATTAGTGCAGCACTGTTTGCCTTTGGCATTGCCAGCCTTATCGGCTCCAAGTTCGGCGGATTCAGTACGGATCGATGGGGAGTGCCGCTTACATTAACCGGTGGCATGCTTCTGCATATTCTCGCGCTAATCGTTCTGACCTTTACCCAAGCAGCCGTATCTGTCATCTTCGTGTTTGCGATTCTTGTGATATGGTCGTTATCCGCCTGGTCTTCGGGTCCGACGCAGCAGTATAACCTCGTCCAGCTGGAGCCGAATTCATCCGGGGTTATGCTAGGCCTGAACCAGTCCGTGATGCAGCTCGCCATGGCTGCGGGCGCAGGCATCGGAGGAGTTGCCGTGGAGCAATGGTCCTTATCGTCCATCACCTGGATCGGTGCCGGGGGCGTTGCTATAGCCGTGGGAGTGTCGTTTGTACTTTTCCGATTAGGAAAGCGGGAGAGCACCGAGCGCGTGCCATTGGAAGCTTAA
- a CDS encoding LacI family DNA-binding transcriptional regulator, translated as MAKLKDIAERVGVSISTVSRAISNDASRPVSEDTKQKIRQAALDLGYRLPEPSKSVHDNGMADKRVVCVVPQNLMDDHPYFSTVLAGFHKKMEELGQPPAIVRTCEEIGDADKISLMLRETGAQGIVAVSWYDKELFELIQQAGVVIMGVSLNDERLTVPVVDCDRILSARAAVRHLIDQGHTRIAYIGGPAYSKQMESEERYVGYKFAMLEANLEVREEWLMNTGWNVDRSFSKMSELLGGLPKELWPTAVFCASDMLAIPAMRAVVENQGRIPEDIAIVGMDNIDVAQYTTPPLTSVSVPKYEIGRVAAKSIVDYLDGHFKVATKILLPCSLIVRESSSFTRE; from the coding sequence TTGGCTAAGCTTAAAGATATCGCCGAACGGGTCGGGGTATCCATATCTACGGTTTCGCGGGCCATCAGCAATGATGCAAGCCGTCCGGTCAGCGAGGATACCAAGCAGAAAATCAGGCAAGCTGCGCTTGATCTTGGATATAGACTACCTGAGCCATCCAAAAGTGTACATGATAACGGCATGGCCGATAAGCGGGTTGTCTGTGTCGTGCCCCAAAACCTGATGGACGACCACCCGTATTTCTCAACGGTTCTAGCCGGTTTCCATAAAAAAATGGAGGAACTCGGACAGCCTCCGGCGATCGTTCGTACATGCGAGGAAATCGGCGATGCGGACAAAATAAGCCTTATGCTTAGGGAGACAGGAGCCCAGGGGATTGTAGCCGTCAGCTGGTACGACAAGGAGCTGTTTGAACTGATACAGCAGGCCGGGGTTGTCATCATGGGAGTGAGTTTGAATGATGAGCGGCTGACCGTGCCCGTTGTAGACTGTGACCGGATTTTATCAGCGAGGGCAGCCGTACGCCACCTGATTGACCAGGGGCACACGCGAATCGCTTATATCGGGGGGCCTGCGTATTCCAAGCAGATGGAGAGCGAAGAACGGTATGTCGGATATAAATTCGCTATGCTGGAAGCCAACCTGGAAGTGCGCGAGGAGTGGCTGATGAATACGGGATGGAATGTGGATCGGAGCTTCAGCAAAATGTCCGAGCTATTGGGAGGGCTTCCCAAAGAGTTATGGCCAACGGCTGTTTTTTGTGCCAGCGACATGCTTGCCATTCCAGCCATGCGTGCCGTTGTCGAGAATCAAGGTCGCATACCGGAAGATATCGCAATCGTGGGGATGGATAACATTGATGTAGCCCAATATACAACGCCTCCGTTAACCTCGGTTTCCGTGCCCAAATATGAGATCGGCAGGGTGGCTGCCAAATCCATCGTGGATTATTTGGACGGACATTTCAAGGTGGCAACCAAAATATTACTGCCATGCTCATTGATTGTTCGGGAGTCCTCAAGTTTCACAAGAGAGTGA
- a CDS encoding metalloregulator ArsR/SmtB family transcription factor, which yields MKPIEVFKALSNESRLEILQWLKEPEQYFTPHEGIDMRKVGVCVSQVTEKLNMTQSTASQYLSILHRAGLIKTERLGKFTYYKRDEEVIQEIGEYLKQEI from the coding sequence ATGAAACCAATCGAAGTTTTTAAAGCGTTGTCGAATGAATCGCGGCTTGAAATATTGCAGTGGCTCAAGGAACCGGAACAATATTTTACACCCCACGAAGGGATTGATATGAGGAAAGTCGGGGTATGCGTAAGCCAGGTGACCGAGAAACTGAATATGACGCAGTCCACCGCATCGCAATATTTATCGATTCTGCATCGGGCAGGTTTGATCAAGACGGAGCGGCTTGGAAAATTCACGTATTATAAGCGGGATGAAGAAGTTATCCAAGAAATCGGAGAGTATTTGAAGCAGGAGATATAA